The genome window ATCTTGTGAGCAGAAGCTCACAGTAACCTAACCCTCTATTTTCCTTAGGGGCAATGGCTTAGTATTGCCAATTCATAGTATGTGGCTATTCTAGAGAACAGAGCTACTGTGGATAAGGAGAACTAACTGGgcgttcttttttttaatataaatatatatgttagatgctagggtattagaatagctagaaggaaataactgaaatggtagaactataatccataacattctttgaaattggttCTATAGTTagtcattaaattgtactttaaagttatcatctttttgtatatgtcttacatttcacaataaggaaataactgaaattgtaaaaaataataataataaaaaaattaaggaggTATTAAGACATCCACAGctaaataaaagctgagagagtttgtcaccactagaccagccctacaagagattctaaagagagttctgcagttgaaaggaaaagacgatagaaaataacagaaatagaaataaagatctcccaTGAAGGTAACAACATGGTaaacataaatgccagtactactgtatttttggtttgtaactccactcttTATTCCTACAGGGTCAGACACGCAAATGCAttaaatgtaatgagaaatcagtggttttggactcctaATAAACATGTCATTTGTGCAAGaaatacataaaggtgggggggttGAAGGGATACAGACgtatagtttgtgtatgctattgaagttaagttggtatcaaagcaacaCTACTTTTATGGTTttgagatgttaaatttaagccccatggtaaccacaatgaaaatattagagaatatataaacccatagagacagaaattagagtataggttaccgGGGATGGGACTACAAGGGGAACGGGGAGTTAATGAATAATGGGtgttgggtttctgtttggggggatgtggaagttttagtaatggaagatggtgaggatactgcaacatagtgaatgtgattaatcccattgaaagatgtgcttgggaggggttgagatgggaaagttcatgttgtatatatgttcccacaattaaaaaaaacaaacaaacaaaaaaacagctaaagagacaatgacagttaaaggcaatacgtgatcctggacaggatctaacagGGGAGGGGAGAAGTCTCAAAagttggttaggggtaggggagggggTTTGGCCAGATGGTTGTGgggtttttctttactttcataaATTAAATGTAAACAACCACGTTCTTTGCAGTTATTCCAGCAAATTGGCTTGCAAATATTTTGGCAGTAGCTGTGTGATCCTCTAAATGATCTGAAAGCGTCATACTCGTTTTTTACCCAACGCTGCTTTCTTAGTCCTAAAGGGACCAAAGTGCATACATTTTCATTCTCAACGGGGAAAAAGATTTATGCTgcgtaaataaaaaaatttatgtagTGACATTCAAATAAACTACCAATAACACAGTGCCCTTTTCCCCCTTCCCTTTTGCTCCCCACTAAGCCCGACTCCAACTCTGGAAGAAGTGAGCGCCTGGGCCCAATCGTTTGACAAGCTAATGATCACACCAGCAGGGAGAAACGCTTTCCGCGAGTTCCTCCGAACAGAATTCAGCGAAGATAATATGCTTTTCTGGTTGGCCTGTGAGGAACTGAAAAAAGAAGCTAATAAAGGCATCATAGAAGAGAAAGCGAGGATAATCTATGAAGACTACATTTCGATTCTTTCTCCTAAAGAGGTGTGTGTCCCCCAAAGGTTTTCTCCATCGAGATGGTTGAGTAATATTAACCCCTTAAGTGTTTGCTCGTGTGCAACCTGCAGTTACAGCTGCTCCAAACTAGAAAAGTGTTCCACACGCTGCACATAGTAGGGGGTTTTGACTATGAGTGCCCCTTGAACTTTGTGAAAAATTCTGTACCTTTTTCTGGAAACGAGTATCCATAACCTTCATCAAATTCTCAAGAAAGCATAGTCTGTTTCAGTTAATATTGCTCAAAATCTTATACCCTTTacacatttctttaaataaagttATCCTTTTCTTCTGCTCAAACTACTTATaagggtatttttattttatataataatagcATCACTAAAATGATCCTGAGGTGCAAAGCTTTTCCCTAAGGTGACCTCATTTATTTCAGAGAAATTATTAGATGAGGAAAGGTGGGCAAGTTTCAACCTCCCAGATCTGTAGTTTCTTCAAATCTGAAATCCAGGAGGCTAGATTTCGTCTCAAAATTCAGGGCCTTGTGGCCCTAATTATAAAATCATTCTGTCATCTCTTACTGTGTGGTGCCAAAAACCATAAGTTTCATAAAATAGGGCCTCTCCGGTGGAGGAGCTCACAAACGGGTGGGACAGACGGACCCAGCCACCAGGAAGAGTGGTAGAAGGAAGAGGGGGGCATCAgcagggggtggggcaggaacGAGAAGGTGCGTGAGGAAGGCTGTTGGAAGGGCCACAGATGATGAGAACTACATCACTAAAACCTCACGGGATGGAGACACCAGGAATTGGACCAGAGCAGCCCGGGATGAAGATCCGAAAACACCTGCACGGTGTAAGTATGAGTGTTTGGGTGCAACCAGAGTGTTTGCTTCCAGTTCCTTCAGAGGCAGGATAAGAGTTTAGAAAAGGTGCAGGCACCGGAGCATCGAGAGGACTGGGGCCATGCTGACGTCTGTCTGGTGTCCTAGGGAGAAAAAGTCTGAGCCCTGGTCTATGAGACAATCTGGTGGAGAGTGAGCAGCAGATCAGAGTAATAATAGCCGACATTTACTGAAGGGTTAATAGATTCCAAGCACtttaaataaattctcattaaatcctcatcagaaaaataaaatcatcatcCCCACTTTCTAGCCGAGTTCAGGAGAGCAAGCACAGAGTCCACCTTACCCAAGGCCCCATTAATTAGTTTCTGGGCTGGCTTTGAAACCCAGGTATCTGACTACAGAGCCCATGATTTTAACTCTTGCACGTTGCTTCTGAGGATGCTCCCAATCCTACAGGTCAGCCAGGCAACAATACCCAGAAAGCTACCATTTCTTGGCTGTGCTGAAGCTCTAGGACCCCCAGGTTGTAGCCCCCATATCCTTAAGAAGTTAGCAAGGGGTAGGTCTGTGCATGCTACCTTTTTTTCTTCAGAGGACCCAATATAATCATTTATAAAGCAAACCAGTGTGGTGATTTTCTACATCGGTGGTTCTCCAACCGTTATCCCCTTTCAGTGGTACCCAGAACCTTCTAGAACACAAATTACCGGGCCCCTCGCCAGGCCTGCTGAGTCGGGAGCTCTGGGGGTGAGGCCCGGGTCTGCGTCTAACAAACCCTCCAGGGCTTTGGATGCCACTGAGGTTTGAGAGCCCCTGTTCATTACGCCTGTCATTTCTCTTGCAGCAGTTTGGGCTTTGGGGGTGCCCTTTTTTGGtctgggattttttaaaaaccaaatggtGGGAGTTTGGAATGAACTCACACAGCCAAGTGACTAGTCCGGCCTTGTGTCTTTGCACCCCCAGGTCAGCGTGGACTCCCGGGTCCGGGAAGTCATCGATCGGAACATGGTGCAGCCGTCCCCGCACACGTTCGATGACGCGCAGCTGCAGATCTACACCCTGATGCACAGAGACTCGTACCCCCGCTTCATGAACTCTGCGCTCTACAAGGATCTGCTTCGGTCGTTATCTGAGAAGTCCGTCGAAGCGTAGGAGTTTTCACctctatttattattaataaagtaCCACGAGACCTCGCGGACGACCTCTAGTGCAGGGAAATTAGAGGTAGGAGTGCACTGCCCTGGAGTAACACTCGGGCTGCTGTGATTACAGCGCCCCTCTGCAGAGGGCTGGCTGTTCGCCCGGTAACCTGCAGCCCTCATTAGCGATGCTCTTGAGAAAAAAATGGGATAGGGTTGTTTTAGAAAGATAGTCTGTTTACATTTACAGTAACAGTAGTGTGTTCTCAACAGCAAAGGAAGCAGAAGGCTCCGTCCTGCTTGGGGCGTGTACGGACTCTGGAGCAGACAGGACCACTTTTGTTTTGCATGAATTCAGCCACCAATTACTCTCCCCCAAAGGAAAGAACCTTCTAAGTGTTTCTCTGCTGCCCCTTCCTTCCATCGAGCTCAGTTTTGATAACATCACTTATCGGTGCCATTACCAGTCCCAAGTTCACATTTTGTTAAGATGTGACACTACCTGTAGAAAATGGTGTTCCACTTATCTTAGAATGTATTTGTAtgtacatacatgtgtgtgtgtatatctgtatATGGTTAATGTAAAGCTGAAGTGGGTCGGTCTCAAATGTT of Choloepus didactylus isolate mChoDid1 chromosome 14, mChoDid1.pri, whole genome shotgun sequence contains these proteins:
- the RGS20 gene encoding regulator of G-protein signaling 20 isoform X1 gives rise to the protein MRAAGEGDPAGASPPAGRRDSGTCMGSERMEMRKRQMSAAQEIPGASPGQHTVGGRGSNACCFCWCCCCSCSCLTVRNQEDQRPRRASHELRTEELPTCEESPTPTLEEVSAWAQSFDKLMITPAGRNAFREFLRTEFSEDNMLFWLACEELKKEANKGIIEEKARIIYEDYISILSPKEVSVDSRVREVIDRNMVQPSPHTFDDAQLQIYTLMHRDSYPRFMNSALYKDLLRSLSEKSVEA
- the RGS20 gene encoding regulator of G-protein signaling 20 isoform X2, which encodes MGSERMEMRKRQMSAAQEIPGASPGQHTVGGRGSNACCFCWCCCCSCSCLTVRNQEDQRPRRASHELRTEELPTCEESPTPTLEEVSAWAQSFDKLMITPAGRNAFREFLRTEFSEDNMLFWLACEELKKEANKGIIEEKARIIYEDYISILSPKEVSVDSRVREVIDRNMVQPSPHTFDDAQLQIYTLMHRDSYPRFMNSALYKDLLRSLSEKSVEA